The Opisthocomus hoazin isolate bOpiHoa1 chromosome 30, bOpiHoa1.hap1, whole genome shotgun sequence genome has a window encoding:
- the ARHGEF11 gene encoding rho guanine nucleotide exchange factor 11 isoform X3, whose translation MSVRPPQALDRLSSLSSLGDSSSERRSPGHHRQPSDSSETTGLVQRCVIIQKDQHGFGFTVSGDRVVLVQSVRPGGAAMRAGVQEGDRIVKVNGTMVTNSSHLEVVKLIKSGAYVALTLLGSPPPSVGLSSSQQDVSTAGGPRVPLACPPPPPPPPLPPPQRITDPKPLQDPEVQKHATQILRNMLRQEEAELQRFCEAYSRNPATAVEEQIEGARRRVSQLQLKILQETGGSVDSGRLGGDSGLAAFRVMEGRLSLDSQDGDSGLESGTERFPSVSEISLNRNSVLSDHGLDSPRTSPVITARLFQHHRRQGSDTAFAPSAEQGLDRAGRPLIIGPEEDCDPGYFNNECDSLFQDLGKLKSRPAHLGVFLRYIFSQADPSPLLFYLCTDVCQQTTAKDSRILGKDIWNIFLDRNAPLRVKVSEQLLAEIETHLRNGDDVRAALFEAQEMVMPEIQEQIQDYRTKRTMGLGSLYGENDLLDLDGDPQKERQVAEKQLAQLGDILSKYEEDRSSPMAFALSTYMNHTGIRSREPRVAGTSEKAQSLPDRDKWLPFFPKTKKSSSTKKDKDAMEDKKRNPILKYIGKPKISSQSTVKPGNVRNIIQHFENNQHYESQEPGAQRLSTGSFPEDLLELDSSRAEVKLGRSESLKGREEMKKSRKAENVPRSRSDVDMDAAAEATRLHQSASSSASSLSTRSLENPTPPYTPKMGRRSIESPNLGFGVDPFLPHLLEDEQGQLSDLEPELDSQNWQHMVSRELVANLPQKEIDRQEVINELFATEGSHLRILRVLDLLFYQRMKKESLLSREELALLFPNLPDLIEIHNSLSESMKKLREEGPIIKEIGDLMLSRFDGLAKEEIQQVAADFCSYQSIALELIKTKQRKETRFQLFMQEAESNPQCRRLQLKDLIISEMQRLTKYPLLLENIIKHTEAGTSEHDKLCRARDQCRDILKYVNEAVKRAENRHRLEGYQKRLDATSLERTSNPLAAEFKSLDLTSRRMIHEGPLTWRISKDKTVDLHVLLLEDLLVLLQKQDEKLVLKCHSKTALGSLDNKQTFSPVLKLNSVLIRSVATDKRALFIICTSELGPQIYELVALTSSEKNTWMELLEEAVQSATRNVTFPPKRRTPEPTRAAPPGLVLQDPDVSPLLSRGSGSGAEAEDCSSADDNPTALLGREKSPALLEEPGSSEVEEGEEDLPAAPLPASAADALPAERLGPPVLLPLSGPAGTEGLAEAALEDVENLRLLILRRLLPCRDAEPEDDVTPTPSVTGGAGQAWGSVLPSQDSASRGGLAEPPSPAQPPTPRLSRGETPEPAPAAEEPSSYKVVRKAQAEGAKEATPSPGSSQSESELQEGGGANVEGNYFYVSMPAGPPRPAAPDPAPPPSPSRETPARPSPAEGSPDPQAPLRDVDLIFRTIEQLTVKLNRLKAVEAAHRELLRTLGRSPSPDVSPLGGSAPEVTGCCQRPPSPDGDSPLSRTLRSLQGPATNAPGSRVPLAEDPAHDAGL comes from the exons ATGAGCGTGCGGCCTCCGCAGGCCCTCGACAG gTTAAGCAGCCTGTCTTCGCTGGGCGACTCGTCTTCAGAGCGGAGGTCTCCGGGACACCACCGCCAGCCCTCTGACTCCTCCGAAACCACAG gTCTGGTCCAGCGCTGCGTCATCATCCAGAAGGACCAGCATGGCTTCGGCTTCACCGTCAGCGGGGACCGCGTCGTCCTGGTGCAGTCGGTGCGGCCAG GGGGGGCGGCCATGAGAGCCGGGGTGCAGGAGGGGGACCGGATCGTCAAG GTGAACGGCACGATGGTGACCAACAGCTCTCACCTCGAAGTGGTGAAGTTAATCAAGT CCGGTGCCTACGTCGCTCTGACCCTCCTGGGCTCTCCCCCTCCCTCGGTGGGGCTCTCCAGCTCTCAGCAAGATGTCAGCACGGCGGGGGGTCCCCGCGTCCCCCTTGCCTGTCCCCCGCCacctcccccgccgccgctccccccgccgcagcgCATCACCGACCCCAAGCCCCTGCAG GACCCCGAAGTCCAGAAGCACGCGACGCAGATCCTCCGGAACATGCTGCGGCAGGAGGAGGCTGAGTTACAG CGCTTCTGCGAGGCGTACAGCCGAAACCCGGCCACCGCCGTGGAGGAGCAGATCGAGGGAGCGCGCCGGCGGGTCAGCCAGCTGCAGCTCAAAATCCTCCAGGAGACCGGCGGCTCCGTG GATTCGGGGCGGCTGGGCGGCGACTCCGGCTTGGCTGCTTTCAGGGTGATGGAAG gaCGCCTCTCCCTGGACTCGCAGGACGGTGACAGCGGGTTGGAGTCCGGGACGGAGCGGTTCCCTTCCGTGAGCGAG ATCTCCCTGAACCGCAACTCCGTCCTCTCTGACCACGGCCTGGACAGCCCCCGAACCTCCCCGGTCATCACCGCCCGCCTCTTCCAGCACCATCGCCGGCAGGGCTCCGACACCGCCTTCGCCCCCTCTGCCGAGCAG gggTTAGACCGCGCGGGACGGCCCCTCATCATCGGGCCGGAGGAGGATTGTGACCCAGGATATTTCAATAACGAG TGCGACTCGCTCTTCCAGGACCTGGGCAAGCTGAAATCCCGGCCGGCGCATCTGGGGGTCTTCTTGCGCTACATCTTCTCccaggcagaccccagccccctg CTCTTCTACTTATGCACGGACGTTTGCCAGCAGACGACGGCCAAGGATTCCCGGATCTTGGGGAAGGACATCTGGAACATCTTCTTGGACAGGAACGCG cctctccGAGTGAAAGTCTCTGAGCAGCTCCTGGCTGAgattg agacTCACCTGCGGAATGGGGACGATGTCCGAGCTGCCCTCTTTGAAGCTCAGGAGATGGTGATGCCCGAGATACAGGAGCAGATCCAGGACTACAG AACAAAACGCACCATGGGCCTGGGGAGTCTGTACGGGGAGAACGACCTCTTGGACCTGGACGGGGACCCCCAGAAGGAGCGGCAAGTGGCCGAGAAGCAGCTGGCCCAGCTGGGTGACATACT GTCAAAATATGAAGAGGACAGGAG CTCCCCCATGGCCTTTGCCCTCAGCACGTATATGAACCACACAGGCATCCGCAGCCGGGAGCCCCGGGTGGCCGGCACCAGCGAGAAGGCCCAGTCCCTCCCGGACAGGGACAAGTGGCTGCCCTTCTTCCCCAAGACCAAGAAG agcagcagcacgaAGAAGGACAAGGATGCCATGGAAGACAAGAAGCGCAACCCCATCCTCAAGTACATTGGGAAGCCCAAAATCTCCTCGCAGAGCA CAGTCAAACCCGGCAATGTGAGGAACATCATCCAGCACTTTGAGAACAACCAGCATTACGAGAGCCAGGAGCCCGGCGCTCAGCGTCTCTCCACCGGCAGCTTCCCCGAGGACCTGCTGGAGTTGGACAG TTCCCGCGCCGAGGTCAAGCTGGGCCGCTCGGAGAGCTTGAAAGGccgggaggagatgaagaaatcCCGGAAAGCAGAAAACGTGCCACGGTCCCGTAGCGATGTGGACATGGATGCCGCAGCCGAGGCCACGAGGCTTCACCAGTCGGCATCGTCTTCCgcttccagcctgtccacaaG GTCGCTGGAAAATCCCACCCCCCCGTACACGCCGAAGATGGGACGCAG GAGCATCGAGTCGCCCAACCTGGGTTTCGGCGTGGATCCCTTCCTGCCCCATCTCCTGGAGGACGAGCAGGGCCAGCTCTCCGACCTGGAGCCCGAGCTGGACTCCCAGAACTGGCAGCACATGGTCAGCCGGGAGCTGGTGGCCAACCTGCCGCAGAAGGAGATCGATCGGCAAGAGGTGATCAACG AGCTCTTTGCCACCGAGGGGTCTCACCTCCGCATCCTCCGAGTCCTCGACCTCCTCTTTTACCAGCGGATGAAGAAGGAGAGCCTGCTGTCCCGGGAAGAGCTGGCGCTCCTCTTCCCCAACCTCCCTGACCTGATAGAAATCCACA ATTCTCTCTCCGAATCCATGAAGAAGCTCCGGGAAGAAGGACCAATCATCAAAGAAATCGGGGATCTCATGCTGTCTCGG ttCGACGGCCTGGCCAAAGAGGAGATCCAGCAGGTTGCCGCCGACTTCTGTTCTTACCAATCCATCGCCCTAGAGCTGATCAAAACCAAGCAGCGCAAGGAGACGCGTTTCCAGCTCTTCATGCAG GAAGCGGAAAGCAATCCGCAGTGCCGGCGCCTGCAGCTCAAGGACTTGATCATCTCCGAAATGCAGCGCCTGACCAAGTACCCGCTGCTGCTGGAGAACATCATCAAGCACACCGAGG CGGGCACCTCGGAGCACGACAAGCTGTGCCGAGCCCGGGACCAGTGCCGGGACATCCTCAAGTACGTCAACGAGGCGGTGAAACGAGCGGAGAACCGGCACCGGCTGGAAGGCTACCAGAAACGCCTGGATGCCACCTCGCTGGAGAGGACCAGCAACCCGCTGGCTGCCGAGTTCAAG AGCCTGGACCTCACCTCTCGGCGCATGATCCACGAAGGGCCGCTCACCTGGCGCATcagcaaggacaagactgtgg ACCTGCACGTGCTGCTCCTCGAAGACCTCCTGGTCCTGCTGCAGAAGCAGGACGAGAAACTGGTGCTCAAGTGCCACAGCAAGACGGCGCTGGGCTCTTTGGACAACAAGCAGACCTTCAGCCCCGTGCTCAAACTCAACTCGGTGCTCATCCGCTCCGTGGCCACGG ATAAACGAGCCCTCTTCATCATCTGCACGTCGGAGCTGGGACCCCAGATCTACGAGCTGGTGGCCCTGACGTCCTCCGAGAAGAACAC GtggatggagctgctggaggaagcGGTGCAGAGTGCCACGAGGAACGTCACCTTCCCCCCCAAGCGCCGGACGCCGGAGCCCACCCGTGCAGCACCCCCTGG CCTGGTGTTGCAGGACCCCGACGTCTCCCCGCTCCTGTCCCGAGGCAGCGGCTCCGGAGCGGAGGCAGAGGATTGCTCCTCGG CGGACGACAATCCCACCGCGCTGCTGGGCAGGGAGAAGTCCCCggcgctgctggaggagccggggAGCAGCGAGGTGGAGGAAGGCGAGGAAgacctccccgcagcccccctacCCGCGTCGGCAGCTGACGCCCTCCCCGCCGAGCGGCTGGGACCCCCAGTGCTCCTGCCGCTCTCAGGGCCCGCTGGCACCGAGGGGCTGGCCGAGGCGGCGCTGGAAGATG TGGAAAACCTGCGGCTCCTGATCCTCCGGAGGCTCCTGCCGTGCCGGGACGCGGAGCCCGAGGACGACGTGACGCCCACGCCGTCGGTCACTGGCGGTGCCGGCCAGGCCTGGGGCTCGGTGCTCCCCAGCCAGGATtcggcctcccggggggggctggcagagccccccagcccagcccagccccccacGCCGCGGCTGAGCCGGGGGGAGACGCCCGAGCCCGCTCCGGCGGCCGAGGAGCCGAGCAGCTACAAAGTCGTCCGAAAAG CCCAGGCAGAGGGTGCTAAGGAGGCCACGCCCTCTCCAGGCAGCAGCCAATCAGAATCTGAGCTGCAGGAAGGAGGCGGAGCTAATGTAGAGG GCAACTACTTCTACGTCAGCATgcccgcgggacccccccggcccgcggccccggaccccgcgccgccccccaGCCCTTCGCGGGAGACCCCCGCCCGGCCCAGCCCTGCCGAGGGCTCCCCGGACCCCCAAGCTCCCCTCCGTGACGTGGACCTCATCTTCCGCACCATCGAGCAGCTGACAGTGAAGCTCAACAGGCTGAAA GCCGTGGAAGCAGCCCACCGGGAGCTGCTGCGGACCCTGGGACGCAGCCCCTCGCCCGACGTCAGCCccctggggggctcagccccggagGTGACCGGCTGCTGCcagcggccccccagccccgacgGTGACAGCCCCTTGTCCCGCACGCTGCGGAGCCTGCAGGGCCCTGCCACCAACGCCCCAG GCTCCAGAGTCCCCCTCGCTGAGGACCCCGCTCACGACGCCGGCCTTTAG
- the ARHGEF11 gene encoding rho guanine nucleotide exchange factor 11 isoform X5 — MSVRPPQALDRLSSLSSLGDSSSERRSPGHHRQPSDSSETTGLVQRCVIIQKDQHGFGFTVSGDRVVLVQSVRPGGAAMRAGVQEGDRIVKVNGTMVTNSSHLEVVKLIKSGAYVALTLLGSPPPSVGLSSSQQDVSTAGGPRVPLACPPPPPPPPLPPPQRITDPKPLQDPEVQKHATQILRNMLRQEEAELQRFCEAYSRNPATAVEEQIEGARRRVSQLQLKILQETGGSVDSGRLGGDSGLAAFRVMEGRLSLDSQDGDSGLESGTERFPSVSEISLNRNSVLSDHGLDSPRTSPVITARLFQHHRRQGSDTAFAPSAEQGLDRAGRPLIIGPEEDCDPGYFNNECDSLFQDLGKLKSRPAHLGVFLRYIFSQADPSPLLFYLCTDVCQQTTAKDSRILGKDIWNIFLDRNAPLRVKVSEQLLAEIETHLRNGDDVRAALFEAQEMVMPEIQEQIQDYRTKRTMGLGSLYGENDLLDLDGDPQKERQVAEKQLAQLGDILSKYEEDRSSPMAFALSTYMNHTGIRSREPRVAGTSEKAQSLPDRDKWLPFFPKTKKSSSTKKDKDAMEDKKRNPILKYIGKPKISSQSTFHVPLSPVEAVKPGNVRNIIQHFENNQHYESQEPGAQRLSTGSFPEDLLELDSSRAEVKLGRSESLKGREEMKKSRKAENVPRSRSDVDMDAAAEATRLHQSASSSASSLSTRSLENPTPPYTPKMGRRSIESPNLGFGVDPFLPHLLEDEQGQLSDLEPELDSQNWQHMVSRELVANLPQKEIDRQEVINELFATEGSHLRILRVLDLLFYQRMKKESLLSREELALLFPNLPDLIEIHNSLSESMKKLREEGPIIKEIGDLMLSRFDGLAKEEIQQVAADFCSYQSIALELIKTKQRKETRFQLFMQEAESNPQCRRLQLKDLIISEMQRLTKYPLLLENIIKHTEAGTSEHDKLCRARDQCRDILKYVNEAVKRAENRHRLEGYQKRLDATSLERTSNPLAAEFKSLDLTSRRMIHEGPLTWRISKDKTVDLHVLLLEDLLVLLQKQDEKLVLKCHSKTALGSLDNKQTFSPVLKLNSVLIRSVATDKRALFIICTSELGPQIYELVALTSSEKNTWMELLEEAVQSATRNVTFPPKRRTPEPTRAAPPGLVLQDPDVSPLLSRGSGSGAEAEDCSSADDNPTALLGREKSPALLEEPGSSEVEEGEEDLPAAPLPASAADALPAERLGPPVLLPLSGPAGTEGLAEAALEDVENLRLLILRRLLPCRDAEPEDDVTPTPSVTGGAGQAWGSVLPSQDSASRGGLAEPPSPAQPPTPRLSRGETPEPAPAAEEPSSYKVVRKGNYFYVSMPAGPPRPAAPDPAPPPSPSRETPARPSPAEGSPDPQAPLRDVDLIFRTIEQLTVKLNRLKAVEAAHRELLRTLGRSPSPDVSPLGGSAPEVTGCCQRPPSPDGDSPLSRTLRSLQGPATNAPGSRVPLAEDPAHDAGL; from the exons ATGAGCGTGCGGCCTCCGCAGGCCCTCGACAG gTTAAGCAGCCTGTCTTCGCTGGGCGACTCGTCTTCAGAGCGGAGGTCTCCGGGACACCACCGCCAGCCCTCTGACTCCTCCGAAACCACAG gTCTGGTCCAGCGCTGCGTCATCATCCAGAAGGACCAGCATGGCTTCGGCTTCACCGTCAGCGGGGACCGCGTCGTCCTGGTGCAGTCGGTGCGGCCAG GGGGGGCGGCCATGAGAGCCGGGGTGCAGGAGGGGGACCGGATCGTCAAG GTGAACGGCACGATGGTGACCAACAGCTCTCACCTCGAAGTGGTGAAGTTAATCAAGT CCGGTGCCTACGTCGCTCTGACCCTCCTGGGCTCTCCCCCTCCCTCGGTGGGGCTCTCCAGCTCTCAGCAAGATGTCAGCACGGCGGGGGGTCCCCGCGTCCCCCTTGCCTGTCCCCCGCCacctcccccgccgccgctccccccgccgcagcgCATCACCGACCCCAAGCCCCTGCAG GACCCCGAAGTCCAGAAGCACGCGACGCAGATCCTCCGGAACATGCTGCGGCAGGAGGAGGCTGAGTTACAG CGCTTCTGCGAGGCGTACAGCCGAAACCCGGCCACCGCCGTGGAGGAGCAGATCGAGGGAGCGCGCCGGCGGGTCAGCCAGCTGCAGCTCAAAATCCTCCAGGAGACCGGCGGCTCCGTG GATTCGGGGCGGCTGGGCGGCGACTCCGGCTTGGCTGCTTTCAGGGTGATGGAAG gaCGCCTCTCCCTGGACTCGCAGGACGGTGACAGCGGGTTGGAGTCCGGGACGGAGCGGTTCCCTTCCGTGAGCGAG ATCTCCCTGAACCGCAACTCCGTCCTCTCTGACCACGGCCTGGACAGCCCCCGAACCTCCCCGGTCATCACCGCCCGCCTCTTCCAGCACCATCGCCGGCAGGGCTCCGACACCGCCTTCGCCCCCTCTGCCGAGCAG gggTTAGACCGCGCGGGACGGCCCCTCATCATCGGGCCGGAGGAGGATTGTGACCCAGGATATTTCAATAACGAG TGCGACTCGCTCTTCCAGGACCTGGGCAAGCTGAAATCCCGGCCGGCGCATCTGGGGGTCTTCTTGCGCTACATCTTCTCccaggcagaccccagccccctg CTCTTCTACTTATGCACGGACGTTTGCCAGCAGACGACGGCCAAGGATTCCCGGATCTTGGGGAAGGACATCTGGAACATCTTCTTGGACAGGAACGCG cctctccGAGTGAAAGTCTCTGAGCAGCTCCTGGCTGAgattg agacTCACCTGCGGAATGGGGACGATGTCCGAGCTGCCCTCTTTGAAGCTCAGGAGATGGTGATGCCCGAGATACAGGAGCAGATCCAGGACTACAG AACAAAACGCACCATGGGCCTGGGGAGTCTGTACGGGGAGAACGACCTCTTGGACCTGGACGGGGACCCCCAGAAGGAGCGGCAAGTGGCCGAGAAGCAGCTGGCCCAGCTGGGTGACATACT GTCAAAATATGAAGAGGACAGGAG CTCCCCCATGGCCTTTGCCCTCAGCACGTATATGAACCACACAGGCATCCGCAGCCGGGAGCCCCGGGTGGCCGGCACCAGCGAGAAGGCCCAGTCCCTCCCGGACAGGGACAAGTGGCTGCCCTTCTTCCCCAAGACCAAGAAG agcagcagcacgaAGAAGGACAAGGATGCCATGGAAGACAAGAAGCGCAACCCCATCCTCAAGTACATTGGGAAGCCCAAAATCTCCTCGCAGAGCA catTTCATGTCCCTTTGTCCCCTGTTGAAG CAGTCAAACCCGGCAATGTGAGGAACATCATCCAGCACTTTGAGAACAACCAGCATTACGAGAGCCAGGAGCCCGGCGCTCAGCGTCTCTCCACCGGCAGCTTCCCCGAGGACCTGCTGGAGTTGGACAG TTCCCGCGCCGAGGTCAAGCTGGGCCGCTCGGAGAGCTTGAAAGGccgggaggagatgaagaaatcCCGGAAAGCAGAAAACGTGCCACGGTCCCGTAGCGATGTGGACATGGATGCCGCAGCCGAGGCCACGAGGCTTCACCAGTCGGCATCGTCTTCCgcttccagcctgtccacaaG GTCGCTGGAAAATCCCACCCCCCCGTACACGCCGAAGATGGGACGCAG GAGCATCGAGTCGCCCAACCTGGGTTTCGGCGTGGATCCCTTCCTGCCCCATCTCCTGGAGGACGAGCAGGGCCAGCTCTCCGACCTGGAGCCCGAGCTGGACTCCCAGAACTGGCAGCACATGGTCAGCCGGGAGCTGGTGGCCAACCTGCCGCAGAAGGAGATCGATCGGCAAGAGGTGATCAACG AGCTCTTTGCCACCGAGGGGTCTCACCTCCGCATCCTCCGAGTCCTCGACCTCCTCTTTTACCAGCGGATGAAGAAGGAGAGCCTGCTGTCCCGGGAAGAGCTGGCGCTCCTCTTCCCCAACCTCCCTGACCTGATAGAAATCCACA ATTCTCTCTCCGAATCCATGAAGAAGCTCCGGGAAGAAGGACCAATCATCAAAGAAATCGGGGATCTCATGCTGTCTCGG ttCGACGGCCTGGCCAAAGAGGAGATCCAGCAGGTTGCCGCCGACTTCTGTTCTTACCAATCCATCGCCCTAGAGCTGATCAAAACCAAGCAGCGCAAGGAGACGCGTTTCCAGCTCTTCATGCAG GAAGCGGAAAGCAATCCGCAGTGCCGGCGCCTGCAGCTCAAGGACTTGATCATCTCCGAAATGCAGCGCCTGACCAAGTACCCGCTGCTGCTGGAGAACATCATCAAGCACACCGAGG CGGGCACCTCGGAGCACGACAAGCTGTGCCGAGCCCGGGACCAGTGCCGGGACATCCTCAAGTACGTCAACGAGGCGGTGAAACGAGCGGAGAACCGGCACCGGCTGGAAGGCTACCAGAAACGCCTGGATGCCACCTCGCTGGAGAGGACCAGCAACCCGCTGGCTGCCGAGTTCAAG AGCCTGGACCTCACCTCTCGGCGCATGATCCACGAAGGGCCGCTCACCTGGCGCATcagcaaggacaagactgtgg ACCTGCACGTGCTGCTCCTCGAAGACCTCCTGGTCCTGCTGCAGAAGCAGGACGAGAAACTGGTGCTCAAGTGCCACAGCAAGACGGCGCTGGGCTCTTTGGACAACAAGCAGACCTTCAGCCCCGTGCTCAAACTCAACTCGGTGCTCATCCGCTCCGTGGCCACGG ATAAACGAGCCCTCTTCATCATCTGCACGTCGGAGCTGGGACCCCAGATCTACGAGCTGGTGGCCCTGACGTCCTCCGAGAAGAACAC GtggatggagctgctggaggaagcGGTGCAGAGTGCCACGAGGAACGTCACCTTCCCCCCCAAGCGCCGGACGCCGGAGCCCACCCGTGCAGCACCCCCTGG CCTGGTGTTGCAGGACCCCGACGTCTCCCCGCTCCTGTCCCGAGGCAGCGGCTCCGGAGCGGAGGCAGAGGATTGCTCCTCGG CGGACGACAATCCCACCGCGCTGCTGGGCAGGGAGAAGTCCCCggcgctgctggaggagccggggAGCAGCGAGGTGGAGGAAGGCGAGGAAgacctccccgcagcccccctacCCGCGTCGGCAGCTGACGCCCTCCCCGCCGAGCGGCTGGGACCCCCAGTGCTCCTGCCGCTCTCAGGGCCCGCTGGCACCGAGGGGCTGGCCGAGGCGGCGCTGGAAGATG TGGAAAACCTGCGGCTCCTGATCCTCCGGAGGCTCCTGCCGTGCCGGGACGCGGAGCCCGAGGACGACGTGACGCCCACGCCGTCGGTCACTGGCGGTGCCGGCCAGGCCTGGGGCTCGGTGCTCCCCAGCCAGGATtcggcctcccggggggggctggcagagccccccagcccagcccagccccccacGCCGCGGCTGAGCCGGGGGGAGACGCCCGAGCCCGCTCCGGCGGCCGAGGAGCCGAGCAGCTACAAAGTCGTCCGAAAAG GCAACTACTTCTACGTCAGCATgcccgcgggacccccccggcccgcggccccggaccccgcgccgccccccaGCCCTTCGCGGGAGACCCCCGCCCGGCCCAGCCCTGCCGAGGGCTCCCCGGACCCCCAAGCTCCCCTCCGTGACGTGGACCTCATCTTCCGCACCATCGAGCAGCTGACAGTGAAGCTCAACAGGCTGAAA GCCGTGGAAGCAGCCCACCGGGAGCTGCTGCGGACCCTGGGACGCAGCCCCTCGCCCGACGTCAGCCccctggggggctcagccccggagGTGACCGGCTGCTGCcagcggccccccagccccgacgGTGACAGCCCCTTGTCCCGCACGCTGCGGAGCCTGCAGGGCCCTGCCACCAACGCCCCAG GCTCCAGAGTCCCCCTCGCTGAGGACCCCGCTCACGACGCCGGCCTTTAG